One genomic segment of Gemmatimonas aurantiaca includes these proteins:
- a CDS encoding LytTR family DNA-binding domain-containing protein: MSGADGGAGPWRVLVADDEAPARAKLRRFLEQVPEVGRILEARDGPAALGILRDDAVDLVFLDIQMPGIDGLAVADAIARLPQASHLLVIFVTAHADRAVRAFALSALDYLLKPWDGDRFAATIDRVRRTMQIRNDAEELAWHRRNVVHETAPSPLPDRLVIGERGVNGTRGTQQVVPTRAVIWIEADRNHVVLHGVDQQWRTRGPLAALAAAADLRRFRQVSRSAYVNLDAIVRVESIGHGDQQVHLAGGHVVRVSRRYPLRLS, translated from the coding sequence GTGAGCGGCGCGGACGGTGGGGCAGGGCCGTGGCGTGTGCTCGTGGCCGACGACGAAGCGCCGGCCCGGGCCAAGCTCCGGCGTTTCCTCGAGCAGGTGCCGGAAGTGGGCCGCATTCTCGAGGCACGCGACGGCCCGGCCGCGCTCGGCATCCTGCGTGACGATGCCGTGGATCTCGTGTTTCTGGACATTCAGATGCCGGGCATCGATGGCCTCGCCGTGGCGGATGCCATCGCACGACTGCCTCAGGCATCACATCTGCTCGTCATCTTCGTGACGGCCCATGCCGATCGGGCGGTGCGGGCCTTTGCGTTGTCGGCGCTCGACTATCTGCTCAAGCCGTGGGACGGCGACCGGTTTGCCGCGACCATCGATCGTGTGCGTCGCACCATGCAGATCCGGAACGATGCCGAGGAACTGGCGTGGCATCGTCGCAATGTCGTGCACGAGACGGCGCCATCCCCGTTGCCGGACCGTCTCGTCATCGGCGAGCGTGGGGTGAACGGGACACGGGGCACGCAGCAGGTGGTCCCCACCCGTGCGGTGATCTGGATCGAAGCCGATCGCAATCACGTGGTGCTCCATGGTGTGGACCAGCAATGGCGTACACGCGGCCCACTGGCGGCACTGGCGGCTGCCGCCGATCTGCGGCGCTTCCGGCAGGTCTCACGCAGCGCCTATGTGAACCTCGATGCCATCGTGCGAGTGGAATCCATCGGGCATGGCGATCAGCAGGTGCATCTGGCCGGCGGACATGTCGTGCGTGTCAGCCGACGCTATCCGCTGCGGTTGTCGTGA
- a CDS encoding histidine kinase translates to MNDQTRLGGRWQAWAFGAVFWTMLGLLSFSYRFLDTVTRGHDQPFQITLIEELTGAWGAGLLAVGVARVTRVLRGRGVLFLLHVPAMLVYSALHTTWNWGTRAVAFPLAGLGAYDYGTMGWRYLMELGNDVFGYGVIVLAVTFLDQQRERQRQALQVMALEAEVSQARLIALEARLQPHFLFNALNTISGVMYEDVTVADRMLHRLSRLLRRTLDSSAGLVTLREELATAELWSSIMTARFADTLRFEQQVESQAFDVLVPTLLLQPLLENAVRHGSGTSGDAAVAVPLIVRIVARRHGDHLELAIHDNGVGWQSRESTALTSGVGLSTTVRRLRTLYGDDASLNPETAVDGGAVVCVRIPWQVDASIDTAVEAPVDASREIRAS, encoded by the coding sequence GTGAACGACCAGACGCGGCTCGGCGGTCGTTGGCAGGCGTGGGCATTCGGTGCTGTCTTCTGGACGATGCTGGGGCTGCTGTCATTCAGCTATCGTTTTCTCGATACCGTGACGCGCGGGCACGATCAGCCTTTTCAGATCACGCTCATCGAGGAGCTCACCGGTGCGTGGGGGGCGGGGCTGCTGGCGGTCGGCGTGGCCCGCGTCACCCGTGTCCTGCGTGGACGTGGTGTGCTGTTCCTGCTGCATGTGCCGGCGATGCTGGTCTATTCGGCGCTGCACACGACCTGGAACTGGGGCACGCGGGCCGTGGCATTTCCATTGGCCGGTCTCGGGGCATACGACTACGGCACCATGGGGTGGCGCTATCTCATGGAGCTGGGCAACGACGTGTTCGGGTATGGCGTGATCGTGCTGGCGGTGACCTTCCTCGATCAGCAGCGCGAGCGTCAACGGCAGGCGTTGCAGGTCATGGCGCTCGAAGCCGAGGTGTCGCAGGCGCGCTTGATCGCCCTGGAAGCCCGGCTGCAACCGCACTTCCTGTTCAACGCGCTCAATACCATTTCGGGCGTGATGTACGAGGACGTCACCGTTGCCGATCGCATGCTGCACCGTCTGTCGCGTCTGCTCCGCCGGACGCTCGACAGTTCGGCGGGTCTGGTCACTTTGCGTGAGGAACTGGCAACGGCCGAACTCTGGAGCAGCATCATGACGGCGCGCTTTGCGGATACCCTGCGCTTCGAGCAGCAGGTGGAATCGCAGGCGTTCGACGTGCTGGTGCCCACGCTGCTCCTGCAACCGCTGCTGGAAAATGCGGTGCGTCACGGGTCCGGAACGTCGGGAGATGCGGCCGTCGCTGTCCCGCTGATCGTACGCATCGTGGCCCGTCGCCACGGTGATCATCTGGAACTGGCCATTCACGACAATGGTGTGGGATGGCAGAGCCGCGAATCCACCGCGCTCACCAGTGGGGTGGGGCTCAGCACCACGGTTCGCCGGTTGAGGACGCTGTACGGAGACGACGCGTCGTTGAATCCGGAGACGGCCGTCGATGGTGGTGCGGTGGTGTGCGTGCGGATTCCGTGGCAGGTCGATGCATCCATCGACACCGCCGTCGAAGCCCCTGTGGACGCATCCAGAGAGATCCGCGCTTCGTGA
- a CDS encoding pyrroloquinoline quinone-dependent dehydrogenase, whose amino-acid sequence MIASFRPRHCSFLPAVVAFTFIGGSMVSASRLSAQSKPPVEWPTYGGDAGGQRYSPLTQIDRATVARLIPAWTFHTGELSEKVERGAPPSLEVTPLMVDGTVYVSTPLGRVFALDPATGAERWRLDARVPVNAGYGDFTSRGVSYWRDARAGTSRPCARRILAVSIDARLFALDARSGAPCRDFGVAGVVDLRKGLRTAPFEFPAYQQTSPPAVIGDVLVIGSSIADNSRLDPASGEVRAFDVRTGRLLWTFDPIPQHANDPHRAAWQGHERTTGGANVWSVIVGDAALGLVYLPTSSPAPDYVGTQRPGDNRYANSLVALRVRDGSVAWHFQTVHHDLWDYDNASPPALTEVRVNGVGTPAVVQATKTGQLFVLDRRTGVPLIPVEERAVPRSDVPGEHASPTQPFSAITLSPHSFALDSVWGVTEVDRMACREILAPLRNEGIFTPPSLQGTLMLPSNIGGAHWGGVAIDPTTRTAYVPVNRLMALVQLIPDSLHDPKAMASSRTDDQFTRMRGTGYVMRRRMVLAPSGLPCSPPPFGTLVAVSLDNGAMRWQVPLGAMRRDGGPETPEAWGSPNLGGPLVTAGGLVFMGGSIDRTIRAFDSASGDVLWRGALPAGGKATPMTYAFEGRQYVLIAAGGGGPWGAGDAIVAFALPRESR is encoded by the coding sequence ATGATCGCATCGTTTCGACCACGTCATTGTTCGTTTCTTCCCGCCGTTGTGGCTTTCACATTCATCGGCGGATCGATGGTATCGGCGTCGCGGCTATCCGCCCAGTCGAAACCCCCGGTGGAGTGGCCAACGTACGGCGGTGACGCCGGAGGACAGCGATACTCGCCGCTGACGCAGATCGACCGCGCCACCGTCGCCCGACTGATACCGGCATGGACCTTTCATACGGGCGAATTGTCCGAAAAAGTCGAACGGGGTGCGCCACCGTCGCTGGAGGTGACGCCACTCATGGTGGACGGCACCGTGTACGTCAGCACGCCGTTGGGGCGGGTGTTCGCGCTCGATCCGGCCACCGGGGCGGAGCGGTGGCGTTTGGATGCCCGGGTGCCGGTGAACGCCGGTTATGGTGACTTCACGAGTCGTGGCGTGTCGTACTGGCGGGACGCGCGCGCCGGCACGTCACGCCCCTGCGCGCGACGCATTCTGGCGGTGAGCATCGATGCCCGGCTCTTTGCCCTCGACGCCCGGTCGGGCGCACCGTGCCGCGATTTTGGTGTGGCCGGCGTGGTCGATCTGCGCAAGGGACTTCGCACGGCGCCCTTCGAGTTCCCTGCGTATCAGCAGACATCGCCACCGGCCGTCATCGGCGATGTCCTGGTGATCGGATCATCCATTGCCGACAACTCTCGCCTTGATCCGGCCAGCGGTGAGGTGCGGGCCTTCGATGTGCGCACGGGGCGTTTGCTGTGGACATTCGATCCCATTCCGCAGCATGCGAACGATCCGCACCGCGCCGCGTGGCAGGGACACGAGCGCACCACCGGCGGCGCCAATGTCTGGTCGGTCATCGTCGGTGATGCGGCGCTCGGTCTCGTGTATCTCCCCACGTCGAGTCCGGCGCCCGACTATGTGGGCACCCAGCGCCCGGGCGACAATCGGTATGCCAATTCCCTGGTGGCCCTGCGTGTGCGGGATGGATCCGTGGCATGGCATTTCCAGACCGTGCATCACGATCTGTGGGACTACGACAATGCATCACCGCCGGCGCTGACCGAGGTGCGCGTGAATGGGGTCGGTACACCGGCGGTGGTGCAGGCCACCAAAACCGGGCAGCTGTTCGTGCTGGACCGCCGCACCGGCGTGCCGCTCATTCCCGTGGAGGAACGTGCCGTGCCGCGGTCGGATGTTCCCGGTGAACACGCATCGCCCACGCAGCCCTTCAGTGCCATCACCCTGTCGCCGCATTCGTTCGCACTGGACAGCGTGTGGGGCGTCACCGAGGTCGATCGGATGGCCTGCCGCGAAATCCTTGCGCCCTTGCGCAACGAAGGCATCTTCACGCCACCCAGTCTGCAGGGCACGCTGATGCTGCCATCCAACATCGGCGGGGCGCATTGGGGTGGAGTGGCTATCGATCCCACGACGCGCACGGCCTATGTACCGGTCAATCGCCTGATGGCGCTCGTGCAACTCATTCCGGACTCGCTGCATGATCCGAAGGCGATGGCCAGCAGCCGCACGGACGATCAGTTCACGCGTATGCGAGGCACGGGGTACGTGATGCGACGACGCATGGTGCTTGCTCCCAGCGGTCTGCCGTGTTCGCCGCCGCCGTTCGGTACGCTCGTGGCGGTGAGTCTCGACAATGGGGCGATGCGCTGGCAGGTGCCACTCGGGGCCATGCGGCGTGACGGTGGACCGGAGACTCCCGAAGCCTGGGGGTCTCCCAATCTGGGCGGACCCCTGGTCACGGCCGGCGGTCTGGTGTTCATGGGCGGTTCGATCGATCGCACCATACGGGCTTTCGACAGCGCGTCGGGAGACGTGCTGTGGCGTGGGGCGCTGCCGGCAGGTGGGAAGGCGACCCCCATGACCTATGCCTTCGAGGGACGGCAGTATGTGCTGATCGCGGCCGGCGGTGGTGGTCCCTGGGGGGCGGGCGACGCGATCGTGGCATTCGCTCTCCCTCGGGAGTCGCGTTGA
- a CDS encoding class I SAM-dependent methyltransferase has product MNQERATPDQTAVRTALWRALHVEVDPLPHVFEDRVGLVLAAPDAEWQSRPDMGPFTRPFRASILARARFVEDFVMKQAEQGVQQYVILGAGLDTFVQRRPELATHMHVFEIDQPGPQAWKHQRLLELGFGVPPHLHFVPVDFEAGDRWWERLMAAGFDPVRPAVVASTGVSMYLTRTAITTTLQHIASLAPGTTLVMSFMLPPGRLAPDIRIGVERAMEGARASGTPFISFFMPDEIMDLARDAGFSTVGHVSAAELAARYFADRTDGLRPPDNSEELLVATV; this is encoded by the coding sequence ATGAACCAGGAGAGAGCAACACCTGATCAGACCGCGGTGCGCACCGCCTTGTGGCGCGCACTGCATGTCGAAGTCGATCCATTGCCTCATGTGTTCGAGGATCGGGTCGGCCTCGTTCTCGCCGCTCCCGATGCGGAGTGGCAGAGTCGTCCGGACATGGGTCCCTTCACACGACCGTTTCGCGCCTCCATTCTGGCACGGGCGCGTTTCGTCGAAGACTTCGTCATGAAGCAAGCGGAACAGGGTGTCCAACAGTATGTCATCCTGGGTGCGGGGCTGGACACCTTCGTTCAGCGTCGACCGGAGCTGGCGACCCATATGCACGTCTTCGAAATCGACCAGCCGGGACCGCAGGCGTGGAAACATCAACGCCTCCTCGAACTCGGCTTCGGCGTCCCGCCACATCTGCACTTCGTACCGGTCGATTTCGAGGCCGGCGATCGGTGGTGGGAGCGTCTCATGGCCGCGGGGTTCGACCCCGTACGTCCCGCAGTGGTGGCGTCGACTGGCGTGAGCATGTATCTCACCCGCACCGCGATCACGACCACGTTGCAACACATCGCGTCGCTCGCGCCGGGCACGACACTCGTGATGTCGTTCATGCTTCCGCCGGGTCGATTGGCACCCGATATACGAATCGGTGTCGAGCGCGCAATGGAGGGGGCACGGGCCAGCGGCACGCCCTTCATCAGCTTCTTCATGCCCGACGAGATCATGGACCTTGCCCGCGACGCGGGATTCTCGACCGTTGGTCATGTGTCGGCAGCGGAACTCGCCGCGCGTTATTTCGCCGACAGAACCGATGGCCTGCGCCCACCTGACAATTCGGAAGAGTTGCTGGTGGCGACGGTGTAG
- a CDS encoding BlaI/MecI/CopY family transcriptional regulator, whose product MSEQHNFTALQLAILRVLWARGEATVVEIWEALHDERGLAQTTLATMLSRLEKRGAVAHRTSARQFVYRALITEDAARHSMVSEFTARLFEGDVPALVSHLLTAQDITPGDRERIRAMLDAATPHPEDTE is encoded by the coding sequence ATGTCAGAGCAGCACAACTTCACGGCACTGCAACTGGCCATTCTCCGCGTGCTCTGGGCGCGCGGTGAAGCCACGGTCGTCGAAATCTGGGAAGCGCTGCACGACGAGCGCGGGTTGGCCCAGACCACGCTGGCGACCATGCTGTCCCGTCTCGAAAAACGCGGCGCGGTCGCACATCGCACGAGTGCGCGGCAATTCGTGTATCGCGCCCTGATCACCGAGGACGCGGCGCGCCACTCCATGGTCAGCGAGTTCACTGCCCGCCTCTTCGAGGGAGACGTGCCAGCGCTCGTGAGTCATCTGCTCACCGCGCAGGACATCACACCCGGTGATCGTGAGCGCATTCGCGCCATGCTCGATGCCGCGACACCTCACCCGGAGGACACCGAGTAA
- a CDS encoding M56 family metallopeptidase, whose amino-acid sequence MESIVTTALAWLLTYAIHSSALLGITWLLARWGRLSIGTMDFLWKLALVGGLLTTPVQMALHVSPSGSFLLLTPSHTTLGAVSVESELNNAGRREHFVAEARAPLPAGIATPAVAGMSASSPASSKAPSASPLASLLASFSSRTIASALVGIWALVALTLVLMYVARRLLLAGRLANRQQVTSGALPDMLATLRRTVRFRSPVRLTSVNTIASPVALGLHEICVPEAALTELTADEQRGMLAHELAHLARRDPLWLDLASLMERIFFFQPLNRLARRELQRNAEFLCDDWAAERTGSGLPLAHCLARVADWIEASPLGVPVAGMAEQRSLLVTRIARLIEGRRASLPMSRVLTVAIGTVLLSAIVAAMPGVRGIATPSSRAGEPTTPESMEPQVIVGRSVDVTADTTNDSANDATDREQEFDTSDDQDDAHDAADVADVADPTIVAALIERLQDTEASVRAAAATSLGSLGSVTAVPALLAIAGDRSSDVRSAVAEAQGHLGDARAVPTLTRMLSDSSARVREHAAEALGYMSEGNFGTSLLRLLGDPIASVRVAALESLTKHRILIPARDLTTLLADTSAGVRRSALEYAERTPSLAKVTIIRRLLDDGNARVRQQAVEALAGFRSAEARTALREALASPDPAVRREAAEALGERP is encoded by the coding sequence ATGGAATCGATCGTCACGACGGCACTCGCCTGGTTGCTGACCTACGCGATCCACAGCTCGGCGCTCCTGGGTATCACCTGGCTGTTGGCGCGGTGGGGGCGGCTTTCCATCGGTACGATGGACTTCCTCTGGAAACTCGCGCTCGTTGGAGGGTTGCTCACGACGCCCGTGCAGATGGCCCTGCATGTGAGTCCATCCGGATCGTTTTTGCTGCTCACACCTTCACACACGACACTCGGCGCGGTATCCGTCGAATCGGAACTCAACAACGCGGGACGCCGTGAGCACTTCGTGGCCGAGGCGCGGGCGCCCCTGCCGGCAGGCATCGCAACCCCTGCCGTTGCCGGGATGTCTGCCTCGTCCCCTGCATCGTCAAAGGCCCCATCTGCCTCCCCACTCGCATCATTACTCGCATCATTCTCCTCACGGACGATCGCATCGGCCCTCGTGGGGATATGGGCGCTCGTTGCGCTGACGCTGGTGCTGATGTACGTGGCGCGCCGCCTGCTGCTGGCCGGTCGGCTGGCGAACCGTCAGCAGGTCACGAGCGGTGCCCTCCCCGACATGCTCGCCACGCTGCGCCGCACCGTGCGATTCCGGTCGCCTGTGAGGCTCACATCGGTGAACACCATTGCGAGTCCGGTCGCACTCGGTCTGCATGAGATCTGCGTACCCGAGGCGGCGCTCACCGAACTCACCGCGGACGAGCAGCGCGGCATGCTGGCACACGAACTGGCCCATCTGGCGCGCCGCGATCCTCTCTGGCTCGATCTCGCCTCGTTGATGGAGCGGATCTTCTTCTTCCAGCCGCTCAATCGTCTCGCCCGTCGGGAGCTCCAGCGCAATGCGGAGTTTCTCTGTGACGACTGGGCAGCGGAACGCACCGGCTCGGGGCTGCCGCTGGCGCATTGCCTGGCACGTGTCGCGGACTGGATCGAAGCCTCGCCCCTGGGCGTGCCCGTGGCCGGCATGGCGGAGCAGCGATCGCTGCTGGTGACGCGTATCGCCCGGCTCATCGAAGGTCGACGGGCCAGTCTACCCATGTCACGCGTCCTCACCGTGGCGATTGGCACGGTGCTGCTCTCTGCCATCGTAGCCGCGATGCCAGGTGTGCGCGGTATCGCGACGCCCTCATCGCGTGCAGGCGAACCCACCACGCCGGAATCGATGGAGCCGCAGGTCATCGTGGGAAGGAGCGTGGACGTCACCGCGGACACCACAAATGACAGCGCGAACGATGCGACGGACCGCGAGCAGGAGTTCGACACGTCGGACGATCAGGATGATGCGCACGACGCAGCCGATGTTGCCGATGTTGCCGATCCGACGATCGTGGCCGCACTCATCGAACGTCTGCAGGACACTGAAGCCAGCGTTCGCGCTGCGGCCGCCACTTCATTGGGCAGCCTGGGCAGCGTGACCGCGGTTCCCGCCCTGCTGGCCATTGCCGGTGACCGGAGCAGCGACGTGCGTTCGGCCGTGGCCGAGGCGCAGGGCCACCTCGGCGATGCGCGTGCCGTGCCGACACTCACCCGCATGCTGAGCGATTCTTCGGCGCGCGTACGCGAGCATGCGGCCGAGGCGCTGGGTTATATGTCCGAGGGAAACTTCGGCACCTCGTTGCTGAGGTTGCTCGGCGACCCGATTGCCAGTGTGCGTGTGGCCGCTCTCGAATCACTCACGAAACATCGGATCCTCATCCCCGCACGCGATCTGACGACGCTGCTGGCCGACACATCGGCCGGTGTCCGTCGATCGGCGCTCGAATATGCGGAACGGACCCCATCGTTGGCCAAAGTCACCATCATCCGTCGACTGCTCGACGATGGCAACGCGCGGGTCCGTCAACAGGCCGTGGAGGCACTGGCCGGTTTCCGCAGCGCGGAAGCGCGCACCGCACTCCGCGAAGCACTGGCCTCTCCCGATCCAGCCGTGCGTCGCGAAGCCGCCGAAGCGCTGGGCGAACGACCGTAG